From the genome of Hyphobacterium sp. CCMP332:
ATGATGGAATGGATGTTCTGGGAGCAATATTCCCACGAGCCCGCCATCGCCGTGCGCCGCGCGCAACTGAAATTTATGAATGTGCCGGAAGCCGAAATCGACCCCATGCTGATGCAGAAGGGCCGCCGCGCACTCGGCGTGATGGAATTGCGCCTGATGGCCCGCGATTTCATTGTCGGTGAACATTTCACGCTCGCCGATGTCGCCCTCGTCGCCTATACGCGCGTCGCCCATGAAGGCGGGTTCGATCTGGCGGATTTCCCGGCCGTGCGCTCATGGGTGCACCGGGTCGAGCGCGAACTGGGCCTGGAACCGGCGGAATACGAAAACATCGAGCTAGCCTGACACAATAAATTCATGAGAATTTTCAGCCGTTCTACTTGCGATTGCGCTGCCCATCTGGTTGTCTGTGTCGGGGGTCGGGGAGAGAAAAATGTATCGTATCGGCCTTTTGGCTGCCCTTTTGACCGCCTGCACGCCAGCGGCTTTTGGCCAGCAATTGCACATCCAGTTTGAGGTGGAGCAGTTCGCATCACCCGAAGCGGCCGAAGCCTATCTGCGGCAAACGGCTTCCGGCGCGGCGATCACGATCTCTGATCTGAATCTGACGGCAGGAACCGCCGGCATTGAAGGGGCACCGGGACGGCTTTTCCGTGCCGACCCGGTCTATCGCAGTGTCGTGGAAGACGCAGCCTCTCCCGTTGGTCACCGTTACGAGCTCGACCTGTCAAACGAGACGGCCATTGCCATGCGCGGCGAAGTCACGCCCTTGCGTCCGCACCGCCGGACCGGATGGGCCGGTGAACAATTGCGGGTCGTGGCCTACAGCGGTACGGGCGAACAGATTGCGGAGGCCTTCGTCGCCGATCCGCGATTTGTGCGCTATGAGGGATGGGACGGGGACGGGGCCCATATTGCAGGCTCGAACCACAGCTTTGTGCAGGACGTCCCGTTGCCGCCTCTGGCGGTGAGCTTGCCAGCGAATGCCGCGCGCATTGAGGTCTATGATCAGGCCGGGTCGATACAGGCACCAGCTGATGGACGCCGCATTGGCATTATTTCTGCCACCCGGATTGTGGCGG
Proteins encoded in this window:
- a CDS encoding glutathione S-transferase family protein, which encodes MSNITLYGSSTSGNCLKTRWIADLMGVAYDWREMDVFAGDTRTEDFLALNPAGQVPCMVREDGRILAQSNAIMLYLAEGSALVPDDAFDRAKMMEWMFWEQYSHEPAIAVRRAQLKFMNVPEAEIDPMLMQKGRRALGVMELRLMARDFIVGEHFTLADVALVAYTRVAHEGGFDLADFPAVRSWVHRVERELGLEPAEYENIELA